The genomic DNA ggttagggttatggttagggttatggttagggttagtgtttggtcaaagtttgttcatggtgacatttcagctgagacaccggactgtcgatatttactcaaccgctagaggtcgcttaacttcaaaacaTAACattcggtcgtaatacgggcgtgtacagacgacctatgtggtcattttttgtttgaggacagtctCAGGAAACAATCTGTGGTCTGCAGTGTCGACCTCTGGTAGCCCATCAATCCACCCCAGCCTCCTTCATCTGCTGGTTTAGTGGCTGTATAATGTCACATTATTTTCTACTTTGCACAGAATTCATACTTTCTGTAGCTGCTGGAGGTCTTTGTcacttaaatgtaaataaatcttGATCTGTGGCGCTTGCTGAGACAAGGGAGACATTTTTTAAGACTCATCCTACGAATTCTGTCAGaggaagtcatttttttaacgACCGACTTTTTATGTCACCAAACCAAACTCTAAGCTGAGGGCAtttgatgtgtgtgtatgtgctcaAACTGTTCAGCTTTTGTGTCGCCGTCTTACTGGCTTTGTCTTTTTTATAATATGGGTCAACATGACAACTCGacaatgtttaattttgacTCGGAGAAACAAGTCAAGACTCTCCTCAGGCTCTTCTACACACAAAGGTCAGAAATCTTAAGAGTTTTGTCGTTCCCAGATTTTTGTGACAGCAAGGACGGAACAAAAGGGAGGATTTTTGCAGAGAAATGTGACCTGTTGACTCCCATTTTGTTTCGTAACTGCCGATATAATTCATTGAAACACGGTTTAAAACTACAGTAGCTCGTCAAGGTGATAAAGAAAAAAGTCCGGCAGCTGTAATTTATGGATCAGGAGGATGTTGTAACGGCAGATGGATTCACTGACATGACATGGATGATGGAGCAATAGAGGTTTTACCGGTTGGATAAATTGTAACTGACAAgtgtaatttattattttttttccaccctaATTGCATTTATCAAGCTATTTTAGAGGCAATTCAGATCTCAATGAAGTCCGTTCtcccacagcacacacacacaggccgaTGCGTATTGGCAACATACATCTTCATTAGTGTTCAGTCATATCTCTGTTCTTCTCACACTTTGTGGCtccagtttctttgtttttccctcATGAATGTTAAAATCTCTCCGAGTGTTAACGCTCTGTCATATTTAGGCATAATGACTGAGAGATGCTCGGAGGACTGTTTAGTCAAAATCCCAGTTAATCATGGATATGCTTGCTTAACCTCACTCAGGAAACACTCTccggagagcgagagagagagagacaaagacaggGGCACAAATGACAGATATGACtctatttccattttattgcAATAAGTAAAATTTATGGCAACAATTTCTCCTGACTGATGCCGAGTTTGAAGGCAGATAGCTCAGGAAGAAAACAGGAGACGATGCCGGTAGATATGATCTTTTAAATGACTGGCTAAGATGAAAAAACTAATGTATATATACCTCTGACAGACAGAGGTTTTAGTTGTAAGGTTCAAGAGGTGAAGCTAtcgggtcaatatataattgcaggactttttctaACATAgctgacaggtatcatagttgacatttttactgttttcaagcctaaaatcaacatggccacctttaaccaaacaccacatggcatttttacagaaagattcttctaaatattatatatacaattgagtaaaattgaaattgggTCGAGATAGGAAAGGCCGAGTGGAAATATTTTGAAGCAAAAATTAAGAATAAGCTCCCAGGCGACCAATTAGTAACAACAAtacctttaaaacacacattagtGCTCAAACAGCTGATCAACATCTTAGTTTGGGAGGTAATTAGCACTGGACAGACATAAACTAGTTGCTCTTTAATCCATCTTTCAGCAGGTAAAAATCCAGGTTCCTGCAGTAAAGTTGgaattttaaaattcaaatttggATACTGAGATTCTGAAAGTTACTGAAAATTTctggaaactcacacttttccTTGATATCGATGAAGAACTGCTGCGCATTTATTTATAGTCACAGTTTTCTTGTGTAAAACTGTATTTCCCTCCTGAATATTCACCACATGCTGTGTatctgaattattattatttttgccttCGAAGCACATTAGCAGACTGGTGACGTGAAAAACGAGCACAATGACCCCAGTAAATAAGTTCAAGTAGTTTGATGGAATCTGTTTGATTCTCTGCCGTCTCTTTGTTTCACTTTGTGTCAGATCCCCGTGAACAGAAGCTGCCGTATTTGGCAGACATTCATCAACACAATGCCCTCTGCTACTGTTCACAGCtacaaacatttcctctttgtcAGCGCAATGATGTCATGAACTGAGAGCTCATATTTATTTTGGATGGAGTCTTTACTCAGTCAACCAAAGACTAACCAGCTAATTAGATCTCAGGCTACCTGCTGTTTTTGCCTTTGAGGAAGGCAGCGGTTTAATAACGGGGAGCCGGCACAGATTTTTCGGAGATTAATGTACGTTTGAACAAATGTGCAACATGAACGCCTCCCTGTATGCCCTCTAAAAAACAATGTTTAGGCTCAGCAACAAAAAGTGTACAGTTTGCAACAGCCTTTTTGAGTAAAGATAACTTCTAattaaattatgttcaaccaacaaactaatTTAAGTCATGGGATTTATGCATTTTTAGCTAGCAGACTTAACcatctaaaagaaaaaattaattaTTCAGCTGATTTTGCTTAGTTACCCTAAGTTGAATGTCGTTTTAAGTCAAGTAATGCAGGAATTTtagtcaaaatgacacaatgttaaaaaaaaatggcagaaaatccAAGCAGCGGAGAGAATATTAACTGTGACCTGGAACCTCCTCAGCTAACAATAATAACGAACATACAAGCTAAAACTGTGACACATATATACTCAAAACAGAGATTAACTAATCCAAAATATGCTATACAGTGAAGGAAAACTGgtcaaaagttgtttttttaaggtaTCTAAGGTTCAAAGGGTTATTATTAAGACTATATTTTACTGTGGTGATAAACTGGACTGTGTTATATTTAGAAGCACTTCTAATGCTGAGTGGAATATTAGAATCCCATTTCAGCTTAATGCAGTGCAATACAGCTCTCCTGCTAAGTATAACCTCAGTAAGCCAACACCATAATTTAACACGTCACCGAGCTTTTCATACTGCATTGTATAGATGTATCTGATAAAGTGGTACTTGAAGGTAATTTATTGAGTTTTCTTCTTATAGCAGCTGTTTTGTTTGATCGATTATTAGTGGAGTTGCTTATTGTAGTGATGAGACAATCATGAAAAAAGTGCAATGCAGTGCACACATATCGATATGCATTACaggaaaaacacagttttaacagaaaaagttaacattttaaataaaaacatatttgagtTGCAACAGGTTGACATGGAGTTTTAGAACCAAACAGTGTTATTTTTTATATGTGAGGCTGCAGAGATCTGTCTTTACCCAGCAAGCCAGAGGAAACACAGCATCCAAAAGCTCAGAAAACGTCTCCTACTTTCAAAAAGCCAAGATGAGTGACCAAAAACAGTATTTGTGCAGCTGTTACGACAAGTATCTGAGTGGACAGTTTTGTGATGCAGTCATTAAGGTGGAGGACACAGAATTTAAAGTCCACAAGGTCGTGCTGTCCACCTGCACACCATACTTCGGGTGAGTTGGTTATCAAGTGTAAGATTATGTATTTTTGTCCCTTAAATAAGGAGAAAAACAAcgtttttttgttgtagttaATGATCATTCataagaaaggaaaaaaagtagatattttagaaatatttagGGTTATTTAAGACATTTACCACcagctgatttctttttttcctaacCAAAAACGacggtttccttgtctgaaaaaaatgtaaaaattaagcaaaaacatttgcccaaatttctgaaaatttgcaaaaccttcaggaagaaaatttcagtaatttcttaaaaggttcccttaaaagttttatttgaagaaaaatccaccaaatttgtcaagaaaattcttgtcagtttttttaaaggagtaaaatcttcaaaaaaaaaatcctaaaaatatctaaagtgattacatccatatcaataaaacttctaatattttctttaatagcgaaatttgctggatttggttgatttgttttgtgaatgctctttagaaacatttttaacatttccttttttctaccaaaaaatgttcaaagatttcccaaaaatgtcgaAAGTGTGGatatcagaaatttcactgtgaaaatatcttttttttccacattttcaaactttaaaacaggtcaattttgacccgcaggacaacacaagggttaattaCAAGCAGTTACTGAGTGTATAGTGGGTTCtcactacaaaaacaacaaaattaagtgtagatagatagatatgtgTGTATGCTGTTTAAAATAGACCTGACTTTCAGCTATGCTACTGATACACAATGGTACCACAAACCAAGAGGAGGTTAAAAATGTAGATTATGGAAAACATTTGAcaatgtacaccccctgtcaaacattttgagacactttctcattcaaataaattagaacctgtctcaaaacttttgacagggggtgtattccCCAGGTGTGACAGGTGAAACCAATCCAAAGGTCCCAAATGGAAGAGTCATAAAATATTCTTACTTggctaaaagaaaaatcatgattttatgGTTCTACGACTCAtcaaataactttaaaaatctgtgaccaaaaatgtgagCACAAGCTGTTCCTTGTATTCCTCAGAGCTCTCTTCTCACGCTGGTCAGGCCCAAATCAGGAGGTCTACAACATACCCGGCCTGTCTCCTGAAATGATGCAGCTCATCATCGAGTTTGCATACACCAACTCAGTTTGTGTGACGGAGGAAAATGTCCAGGAGCTTCTGATGGCGGCCGATCAGTTCAGTGTGATGGGCATCGTAGAAGCCTGCAGCGACTTCATCGGGGAGCAGCTGTGCCCGGAGAACTGCGTCAACATCTGGCGTTTCACAAAAATCTGCATCACCCCCAAAGTGCAGCAAAAGGCCTACCGCTACATCACTGATCACTTTGAGGACGTCATTGCCTGTGATGAGTTCCTGCAGCTCTCTGTGGAGGAATTCATTGACTTCCTCGACGGAGACGACCTCAATGTGAGAGAGGAGAGCACTGCATACGAAGCTGTGATGAGGTGGATCAGACATGAACCTGCAGGACGAGAAGGACACATTGCTGATGTCTTGTCGAAGGTacaataatttctgtttttaccgTTAGTTCAGATCCACGTCTTCAGTGCATGgttgattgtgtttttctgacagCCGTACAATCACTGACCGCGTCAGTCAAGTTTAGGACCTCATCTATCATAAATGGTAGCAAATGTGCAGAAACAGAGAATAGGGAGACATTTGTAGCATGGTTTTACGCTAAAGTAATTGCCATCTGTATTTTATTGATAGttgattttggtcctttttatggatttatttgCAACGAGAAAGGGATATAATATTGCCAGCCTTACCCTGAAGAGTTTTCAATATTTCTGGAAGATTTTGTTTGGCAGAATTGATGCTTAAATTCAAGACATATATCGGGCTCAAGAGAtttagaaaatgtgacaaaaaacttttttaaaaaaccccaGCAAATCAGTAAAGTGGTCTGGATATTTGACAGTAAGTGTTGCAGTCCATCAGGCTCCATTTATGGATTTTCCCCTGTTTTCTCCGTATAGGTCCGTCTGGCTCTGATGAGTGAAGACTACATCACAAACAATTTGCAGTCCAATGAGCTGCTGGAGAACAACAAAGAGTGCCAGACCTTGATCAATGCTGCCAAAAACATCCTAAGCCACCTGGTCACATACAGGCCGTCCCTGGGCCTCTTCAACCGCCTCGCTCGTCCCCGCCTGCCTAACGCCATCTTACTGGCCACTGGCGGCTGGAGCGGCGGTGATCCGACCAATGGCATCGAGGCGTACGACTTCAAGGCCAACAAATGGATCGATATTACAAACTACCTGGAACGTCCTCGAGCCTACCACGGTGCCGCCTTTCTGAATGGGTATGTGTACTGCGTTGGAGGCTTTGACAGGGTGGAGTACTTCAACAGCGTGCGCAGGTTGAACCTGAAGACACGGACCTGGCAAGAGGTGGGGCCCATGCACTGTCGCCGCTGCTACGTGAGCGTGGCGGTGTTGAATGGTTTCATCTACGCCATGGGAGGATATGATGGACACGTACGACTCAGCTCTGCAGAGCGATACCAACCAGAGACCAACCAGTGGAACAAAATTGCTCCCATGTTTGAGCAGAGGAGCGACGCAAGCTGCACGACACTTGATGAAAAGGTGGGTGAGAATGTTTTCCGTAACCTTAGAGACCCTGTAAGGCTGTAATGCTTCCTTTTAGAAAATAGTCAAGATGTGCGAGTGAagtttttcacctttttaaaagAGACTAGTCTGACTCAACGGATGTGGACCACCTGCTATTGGCTGCTAATTGTAGGCAGCTTTGTTCTGTCCTCCCACTATCTGTGCTTTCCTACTACTTTCTTatggaaaacagcagcaaaccaTTGGTCAACCACACTGAAAGTTACAAGTCTTAGATTGTGCAACAGGCAACCCTGctagttctttttcttttaaccctcctgtcatcctaCGGGTCAAATtcacctgttttaaagtttgaaaatgtggagaaaaaaaacatattttcacagtgaaagcttcaacattttcaacatttttgggaaattttttgaacattttttggtgcaaaaaaagaaatgctaaaaaaatgtttctttaagaacattttggggaaaattcgctggattttggttgatttttttccccaaatgttcttaaagaaaatattagaacttttactgatatatatgtaatcactttagatattttaagggattttttttctaagatttacatgtattttttgggaaatatttacttttttttatttcttgccaattttttttttttaataaaactttgaatggaaacttttaaagaatttttagaattttcttcctgaaagtttttcaatttttt from Acanthochromis polyacanthus isolate Apoly-LR-REF ecotype Palm Island chromosome 11, KAUST_Apoly_ChrSc, whole genome shotgun sequence includes the following:
- the LOC110954961 gene encoding kelch-like protein 10 — its product is MMQLIIEFAYTNSVCVTEENVQELLMAADQFSVMGIVEACSDFIGEQLCPENCVNIWRFTKICITPKVQQKAYRYITDHFEDVIACDEFLQLSVEEFIDFLDGDDLNVREESTAYEAVMRWIRHEPAGREGHIADVLSKVRLALMSEDYITNNLQSNELLENNKECQTLINAAKNILSHLVTYRPSLGLFNRLARPRLPNAILLATGGWSGGDPTNGIEAYDFKANKWIDITNYLERPRAYHGAAFLNGYVYCVGGFDRVEYFNSVRRLNLKTRTWQEVGPMHCRRCYVSVAVLNGFIYAMGGYDGHVRLSSAERYQPETNQWNKIAPMFEQRSDASCTTLDEKVYICGGFNGNECLQTAEYYIPEVNQWTRIAPMTIRRSGVGVIAYADRVFAVGGFDGSNRLQTAEAYNPLTNTWTEVSSMTNPRSNFGIEVLDRRLFVVGGFNGFTTTYNVEYYDITTNEWTEAHDMNIFRSALSCCVIYGIPNVAEYAAPRDLQLALLEEIDWESADSN